The Neobacillus sp. OS1-2 genome includes a window with the following:
- a CDS encoding electron transfer flavoprotein subunit beta/FixA family protein, which yields MNIYVLMKRTFDTEEKITLNGGKINEDGAEFIINPYDEYAIEEAIQVRDANGGEVTVISVGNEETEKQLRTALAMGADKAVLINTEDDVENGDQFTTAKILAEYLKDKEADLIIGGNVAIDGGSGQVGPRVAELLNIPYVTTITKLEIDGTNVTVTRDVEGDAEVIGTSLPMLITAQQGLNEPRYPSLPGIMKAKKKPLEELELDDLDLDEDDVEAKTKTIEIYLPAKKEAGKVLAGELNDQVKELVHLLHTEAKVI from the coding sequence ATGAACATTTATGTGTTAATGAAAAGAACCTTTGATACGGAAGAAAAGATTACGCTGAACGGTGGAAAAATCAATGAGGATGGTGCGGAATTTATCATCAATCCTTATGATGAATATGCGATTGAAGAGGCCATCCAAGTCCGTGATGCCAATGGTGGCGAAGTAACCGTTATTTCTGTTGGCAACGAAGAAACTGAAAAACAATTGCGTACTGCTCTAGCAATGGGTGCAGATAAGGCGGTTCTAATCAATACGGAAGACGATGTGGAGAATGGTGACCAATTTACAACAGCCAAAATCCTTGCTGAATACTTAAAAGATAAAGAGGCAGATTTAATCATCGGCGGAAATGTTGCCATCGATGGAGGATCAGGACAGGTTGGCCCGCGTGTTGCCGAGTTATTAAATATCCCTTATGTAACAACGATTACCAAGTTGGAAATTGACGGAACAAATGTAACCGTTACCCGTGACGTTGAAGGGGATGCTGAAGTCATTGGAACAAGCCTGCCTATGTTAATCACGGCACAACAAGGTCTTAATGAACCTCGTTATCCATCATTACCGGGGATTATGAAAGCGAAGAAGAAGCCGCTTGAAGAATTAGAATTAGATGACCTTGACCTTGATGAAGATGATGTTGAAGCGAAAACTAAGACAATTGAAATTTATCTGCCAGCCAAAAAAGAAGCAGGAAAAGTTTTAGCCGGCGAATTAAATGATCAGGTTAAAGAACTTGTTCACCTACTTCATACTGAAGCAAAAGTAATTTAA
- a CDS encoding enoyl-CoA hydratase, whose translation MEYLKWSYQESIATITIQRPPANALSSGLLRELSAILDEIEPNREIRVIVIHGEGRFFSAGADIKEFTTVTSSGDFANLGKFGQDLFDRMERFPKPIIAAIHGAALGGGLELAMACHIRYVSETAKLGLPELQLGLIPGFAGTQRLPKYVGVARAAEMLFTSEPITGLEAVEYGLATRAFPETDVLEQAYQLAGKIAKKSPVSIGAAIQLLNYAKTEEFYEGTKKEAELFGKVFISNDAKEGIQAFLEKREPNFKGE comes from the coding sequence TTGGAATATTTAAAATGGTCGTATCAAGAAAGTATTGCCACGATTACTATTCAGCGTCCTCCGGCAAATGCCCTTTCATCAGGTCTTTTAAGGGAATTGTCGGCGATACTGGATGAAATCGAACCAAACCGTGAGATTCGTGTGATTGTTATTCATGGTGAAGGCCGCTTTTTCTCAGCAGGTGCTGACATTAAAGAATTTACCACGGTCACTTCTTCAGGAGATTTCGCTAATCTTGGTAAATTTGGTCAGGATTTATTTGATCGTATGGAAAGGTTTCCAAAGCCGATTATTGCCGCAATCCATGGTGCAGCACTTGGCGGCGGATTGGAACTTGCTATGGCTTGTCACATCCGCTATGTCAGCGAAACGGCTAAACTTGGCCTTCCTGAGCTGCAGCTTGGTTTAATCCCTGGATTTGCCGGTACACAGCGCCTGCCAAAATATGTAGGTGTTGCCCGTGCGGCAGAAATGTTGTTCACATCTGAGCCCATCACAGGTTTAGAAGCAGTAGAATACGGGTTGGCCACCCGAGCTTTTCCAGAAACCGATGTATTGGAACAGGCTTATCAATTAGCTGGGAAAATTGCTAAGAAAAGCCCTGTCTCCATTGGTGCTGCTATTCAATTATTAAACTATGCAAAAACAGAAGAGTTTTACGAAGGTACCAAAAAAGAGGCTGAATTGTTTGGTAAAGTTTTTATTTCAAACGATGCCAAAGAAGGGATACAAGCCTTCCTCGAAAAAAGAGAACCAAACTTTAAAGGTGAATAA
- a CDS encoding TetR/AcrR family transcriptional regulator encodes MKKSKPKYMQIIDAAVIAIAENGYHQAQVSKIAKQAGVADGTIYLYFKNKEDILISLFEEKMGTFIEKIDQMIAGKGTAAEKLLKMIEAHFSLLYEDHHLAIVTQLELRQSNKDLRLRINNVLKGYLQVIDKIILEGIETGEFSPDLDVRLARQMIFGTIDETATSWVMNEEKYNLIKLATPVHHLLINGCGFRRGKE; translated from the coding sequence TTGAAAAAAAGTAAGCCGAAATACATGCAAATAATTGATGCTGCAGTCATCGCTATTGCTGAAAATGGCTACCACCAAGCCCAAGTTTCGAAAATTGCGAAGCAGGCGGGAGTGGCAGATGGCACGATTTATCTTTATTTTAAAAACAAAGAAGACATCCTCATCTCACTCTTTGAAGAAAAAATGGGAACATTCATTGAAAAAATAGATCAAATGATAGCAGGAAAAGGGACGGCGGCGGAGAAGTTATTAAAGATGATTGAAGCGCATTTCAGTTTGCTTTATGAGGATCACCATCTTGCCATTGTGACCCAGTTGGAATTGCGCCAATCTAACAAGGATTTACGGCTTCGCATTAATAATGTTCTAAAAGGGTACCTACAGGTGATTGATAAAATTATACTCGAAGGCATAGAGACGGGTGAGTTTTCACCGGACCTAGATGTACGTCTTGCCCGGCAAATGATTTTCGGTACGATTGATGAAACCGCTACCTCATGGGTAATGAACGAGGAAAAGTATAATTTGATAAAACTGGCAACCCCGGTTCATCACCTATTAATTAATGGCTGTGGGTTCAGAAGAGGAAAAGAATAG
- a CDS encoding AMP-binding protein → MLESKPWLNHYPKEIPTTLEYSSEPVQEYLADAARKFPEKIAIHFMGKEMTYKQLYEDVVRFASYLQGHMGIKKDDRIAIMLPNTPQAVISYFGILMAGGIVVQTNPLYTERELEYQMKDSGAKVIITLDILYPRVSKVMPKTDLQHIIVTAIKDYLPFPKNLIYPYIQKKQYGIVVKVKHGESSHLLTEILKENPKELTKYDFNPDEDIALLQYTGGTTGSPKGVMLTHKNLQSNTLMSEAWLYKAKPGEESMLGIVPFFHVYGMTVCMILSIKMACKMILLPKFDALTTLKTIHKQRPTLFPGAPTIYIGLLNHPDLKKYDLSSIEACISGSAPLPLEVQEKFEEVTGGKLVEGYGLSEASPVTHSNFLWDVERVKGSIGVPYPDTNAKIVSIETGEDMPVGEIGEIVIKGPQIMKGYWNRPEETREVLHDGWLYTGDLGYMNEEGYFYVVDRKKDMIIAGGYNIYPREIEEVLYEHPDVLEAVAAGIPDPYRGETVKAYIVLKEGSTVTGDEMNQYARKFLAAYKAPRLYEFRDELPKTAVGKILRRMLVEEEKRKIEEEAQKHA, encoded by the coding sequence ATGTTGGAATCAAAACCATGGTTGAATCATTATCCAAAAGAAATTCCTACCACACTTGAATACTCCTCAGAACCTGTGCAAGAATATTTGGCAGATGCAGCAAGAAAGTTTCCAGAGAAAATAGCGATTCATTTTATGGGCAAAGAAATGACCTACAAACAGTTGTATGAAGATGTAGTACGTTTTGCCAGTTACCTTCAGGGGCATATGGGAATTAAAAAAGACGATCGAATCGCGATTATGCTCCCCAATACACCACAAGCAGTTATTAGTTATTTTGGTATATTAATGGCTGGTGGAATTGTCGTCCAAACCAACCCATTATATACGGAACGTGAACTTGAATATCAAATGAAGGACTCCGGAGCCAAAGTAATTATCACCCTAGACATCCTCTACCCAAGAGTCTCAAAGGTTATGCCGAAAACGGATTTACAACATATTATTGTAACCGCTATCAAAGACTACTTGCCATTTCCAAAGAATCTAATCTATCCTTACATCCAGAAAAAACAATATGGAATTGTCGTGAAAGTCAAACACGGGGAATCCTCCCATTTATTGACTGAAATTTTGAAGGAAAACCCGAAAGAATTAACGAAATACGACTTCAACCCTGATGAAGACATAGCGCTATTGCAATATACGGGTGGAACAACCGGCTCTCCAAAAGGTGTCATGTTAACACATAAAAATTTACAATCGAACACGTTGATGAGTGAGGCATGGTTATATAAAGCGAAGCCCGGTGAAGAATCGATGCTGGGAATTGTCCCGTTTTTCCATGTTTATGGGATGACTGTCTGCATGATCCTATCAATTAAGATGGCTTGCAAAATGATATTACTGCCGAAATTCGATGCATTGACAACGTTAAAGACGATTCATAAACAGCGCCCGACCCTATTTCCCGGTGCCCCAACTATTTATATCGGCTTATTAAACCATCCTGATTTAAAAAAATACGATTTATCTTCGATTGAGGCATGCATTAGCGGTTCAGCCCCGCTTCCGCTGGAAGTACAGGAGAAATTTGAGGAGGTGACTGGGGGAAAACTGGTGGAAGGCTATGGGTTATCGGAAGCATCACCAGTCACTCATTCCAATTTTTTGTGGGACGTAGAAAGAGTAAAGGGAAGTATCGGCGTTCCGTACCCTGATACCAATGCAAAAATTGTCTCTATTGAAACAGGTGAAGACATGCCTGTAGGAGAAATTGGCGAAATTGTCATTAAAGGTCCACAAATTATGAAAGGCTATTGGAATCGTCCAGAAGAAACAAGAGAAGTTCTGCATGATGGTTGGCTTTATACGGGTGACTTAGGATATATGAATGAGGAAGGATATTTTTACGTCGTCGACCGTAAAAAGGATATGATTATTGCCGGGGGCTACAATATTTATCCTCGCGAAATTGAAGAGGTATTATATGAACATCCCGATGTGCTCGAGGCAGTTGCAGCAGGCATTCCAGATCCATATCGCGGTGAAACGGTTAAAGCGTATATTGTTCTAAAAGAAGGTTCAACGGTTACGGGAGATGAAATGAATCAATATGCAAGGAAATTTCTGGCTGCATATAAGGCACCGCGGCTATATGAATTTAGAGATGAATTGCCCAAAACAGCAGTAGGAAAAATTTTAAGAAGAATGCTTGTTGAAGAGGAAAAGAGAAAAATAGAGGAAGAAGCTCAAAAACACGCCTAA
- a CDS encoding DUF350 domain-containing protein, which produces MDQFWENEYIQIAAYYSVVILCMVVFLAIFEMVTKYKNWEEIKNGNLAVAMATGGKIFGVANIFRASVDVHNSLLEMIGWGIYGFVLLLVGYFIFEFLTPKFKIDEEIQNDNRAVGLISLIISVGLSYVIGAGIS; this is translated from the coding sequence ATGGACCAGTTTTGGGAGAACGAATATATTCAAATTGCTGCCTATTATAGTGTAGTTATTCTTTGTATGGTTGTCTTTTTAGCCATTTTTGAAATGGTAACAAAATATAAAAATTGGGAAGAAATTAAAAATGGGAATTTGGCTGTGGCAATGGCAACCGGGGGGAAAATATTTGGTGTAGCGAATATTTTCCGTGCATCCGTCGACGTGCATAATTCTCTGCTTGAAATGATTGGTTGGGGGATCTACGGTTTTGTGCTATTACTTGTCGGCTATTTTATCTTCGAATTTTTAACGCCAAAATTTAAAATTGATGAAGAAATTCAGAATGATAATCGTGCAGTAGGGTTGATTTCGCTGATTATCTCAGTTGGATTGTCATACGTGATTGGGGCAGGGATTTCGTAA